The genomic DNA CTTCTACGTGATGCACCGCTTCGACCTCGACAACCTGAAGTTCGTGCGGGACATGCAGGCCAAGGGCGTGTTCGCCTCGATCTCGCTCGGCGTCAAGCAGCCGGACTACGACACGGTCGACCGCCTGGTGGCGGCCGGCCTGGTGCCCGAGTACATCACGATCGACATCGCGCACGGCCATGCCGACAGCGTGAAGAACATGATCGCCTGCCTCAAGGAAAAGCTGCCGAAGTCCTTCGTGATCGCGGGCAACGTCGGCACGCCCGAGGCGGTGATCGACCTCGAGAACTGGGGTGCGGACGCGACCAAGGTCGGCATCGGCCCGGGCAAGGTCTGCATCACCAAGCTCAAGACCGGCTTCGGCACCGGCGGCTGGCAACTGTCGGCGCTCAAGTGGTGCGCGCGCGTGGCGACCAAGCCGATCATTGCCGACGGCGGCATCCGCGACCATGGCGACATCGCCAAGAGCGTGCGCTTCGGTGCGTCGATGGTGATGATCGGCTCGCTGTTCGCCGGCCACGAGGAATCGCCGGGCAAGACGGTGGAGGTCGACGGCGTGCTCTTCAAGGAATACTACGGCTCGGCCAGCGACTTCAACAAGGGCGAGTACAAGCACGTCGAGGGCAAGCGCATCCTCGAACCGATCAAGGGCAAGCTCGCCGATACGCTGGTCGAGATGGAACAGGACATCCAGAGCTCCATCAGCTATGCGGGCGGCAGGAAGCTCATGGACATCCGCAAGGTCAACTACGTCACGCTCGGAGGCGACAACGCGGGCGAGCATCTGCTGATGTAGGCAGCGCGAACGCGCGTGCAGCGCAGGGGCATGCGCCGGGTCGCGGGTTCTGGTTAAAATACGCGTCGCGTGGGGGGGTAGCTCAGCTGGGAGAGCGCCGCGTTCGCAATGCGGAGGTCGTGAGTTCGATCCTCATCCTCTCCACCATTCATCCAGATGTCATGCGGTCTGCAGCGGGGGTTTCGGCCCTGGCTTGCAGGCTTGCGTGATCGACCTCACCGCTGCGCGCAGCGCATCGGGACACCTCATCGCCGGCGCGCTTCTCCATTCATGAGTTCCAGGAATCTACGCATTGCGGGGCCCGACTCCTCACCGTACGAGTTGGGGCAGCCCCTGTCCGTCTACGACGGTGCCAGACACCTCGGCACCGTGACGACGGTGATCCTGAGCAAGGACGGCGGCACCCTGCATCTCGGCGGTTTCGTGTCGTCGCCGATTCCGCAGCAGAGAATGCTTCGAAGGCTGGTGGTGGTGGAAATCACCGCATTCGTCGTCGACCGCTTCCCGGGCGTGCGGACGATCGGCTATACGCTGGGCCATCGCGTCGAAGGTCTGCGCGATGGCCTGGCGCTCGCCAGCGTGCGTGCGAGCCTGCTTCGCAGCATGGGCGGGGAGCAGATCAGGATCTCGCCGAAACTCGGCGCCCGGGACGGTGGGCATTTCGTGGTCCAGTGCGTCTGGCACCGCAGCCCGCAGGCCCTCGATGCCCTCGCCCGCACGCTCACGCAGGCGCGCGAGGCCCGTCAGCGACAGGAAGCCGCCTTCGGCGCTTCCCCCTTGAGCAGGTTGCGCGCCCTGATCGGCCGATTCCTCTAGCTAGCCCTGCTCAGGCATCGAGCGCAAGATGCTGGCCGTGCAGCGCAGCCGCGCTCGCCGAAGCCAGAAAACCGATGGTGCGCGCGGCCACCACCGTCGAGACCCAGCCATCCGGGTTGGCATCGGGCATGGCCTGGCGGTTGGCCGGCGTGTCGAGCACGCTGGGCGCGATGCTGTTGACGTGGATACCGTGTGGCGCCAGTTCGGCCGCCGAGGCTTCCACCAGGCGCTGCAACGCGCTCTTCGATGCGATGTAGGCGGCCATCGAGGCAATGCCGCGCGCTGCGGTCTTGGCGGTGACGGCGACCACGCTCCCGGCCTTGCGCTCGATCATCGACGGCACCAGCGCCTGCGTGACCGCGACGAAGGACCATGCGTTCAGGTTCATCATCCGGTCCCAGGCGGCGCGGCTCAGGGCATGCACCGGCTCGCCCATCTCGAAGCCGCCGGCGATGTGGATCAGCGCGTCCACGTGCCGGAAGGCGGTGAGAATCCGCTGCGCCGCATCGGCCATGGCCGGCACCGCGGTCACGTCGGCCTCGATCAGCAGGTGCTGCGAGTTGTCGAGGCCCGGAAACGCATTGACCAGATGTTCCATGCGATGGTCGATCAAGGCCACGCGGGCGCCCTGATCGAGAAAATGCTGGACCACGGCGCGGCCCAGTGCGCCGGCAGCGCCGGTGATCACCACCTGCGGCGGGACGTTGGTTTCGATCATCGAAGGCTCCTTGTTCCGGCAGGCATGGTAACGCTGGACTCAGCGCAGAAGTGCCGGGGCCGGCAGCCGGGCCGCTTGAAGATGCCTGCATTTTCGATGCGGACCTGAATGTCAGGTGGCCGAGTATGGCTATAATCGTGGGATTGCCTGAATGACAGCAATGTCGATCAGGGGCTCTTAGCTCAGTTGGTAGAGCAGCGGACTCTTAATCCGTAGGTCGAGTGTTCGAGTCACTCAGGGCCCACCACCAAATCCAAAAGTGAATCAAGCACCCGGCGAGAAATCGCCAGGTGCTTTTTTCTTTCCACGCGCGATGTCAGTGGCCTTCGGCCAGTTGCTCGAGGATGGCCGGATTCTCCAGCGTCGAAGTGTCCTGCGTGATGGCCTCGCCCTTGGCGATGCTGCGCAGCAGCCGGCGCATGATCTTGCCGCTGCGCGTCTTGGGCAGGTTCTCGCCGAAGCGGATGTCGCGGGGCTTGGCGATCGGGCCGATCTCCTTGGCCACCCAGGCGCGCAGGTCGGCCGCGATCTGCCGGGCCTCCTCGCCATCTGGCCGTCCGCGCTTCAACACCACGAACGCGCACACCGCCTCGCCCGTCACGTCGTCCGGGCGCCCCACCACCGCGGCCTCGGCCACCAGGTCGGTCTTGGACACCAGCGCCGATTCGATCTCCATCGTGCCCAGACGATGGCCCGAGACGTTCAGCACGTCGTCGATGCGCCCGGTGATGCGGAAGTAGCCGCGGTCGGCGCTGCGCACCGCGCCGTCGCCTGCCAGGTAAATGGTGCCGCCCATCTCTTCGGGGAAGTAGCTCTTCCTGAAGCGCTCCGGGTCGTTCCAGATGGTGCGGATCATCGCCGGCCAGGGCCGCTTGATGACCAGCATGCCGCCGGCGCCGTTGGGGATGTCGCGGCCGGTCTCGTCGACGATCGCGGCCATGATGCCGGGCAGCGGCAGCGTGCAGGAGCCGGGCACCAGCGGCGTGGCGCCGGGCAGCGGCGTGATGACGTGGCCGCCGGTCTCGGTCTGCCAGAAGGTGTCGACGATGGGGCATTGCTCGCGCCCGACGTTCCGGTGGTACCACATCCAGGCTTCGGGGTTGATGGGCTCGCCCACGGAGCCGAGGATGCGCAGGCTGGACAGGTCCCAGTTCTTCGGATGGACTTTCTCGTCGGATTCGGCGGCCTTGATGAGCGAGCGGATGGCCGTGGGCGCGGTGTAGAAGACGGAGACTTTGTGTTTCTCGATCATCTGCCAGAAGCGCCCGGCATGCGGGAAGGTGGGGATGCCTTCGAACATGAGCTGCGTGGCGCCGGCGGCCAGCGGGCCGTAGGCGACGTAGGTGTGGCCGGTGACCCAGCCGATGTCGGCGGTGCACCAGAACACGTCCTCGGCACGGATGTCGAAGGTCCAGTCCATGGTGAGCTTGGCCCACAGGAGGTAGCCGCCGGTGGAATGCTGCACGCCCTTGGGCTTGCCGGTGGAGCCGGAGGTGTAGAGGATGAAGAGGGGGTGCTCGGCACCGACGGGCACGGGGGCGCATTCGGTGCTCTGGCCCTGCAGCGCCTGGTCGAAGGTCTGGTCGCGGCCGGCGACCATGTGGCACGGCGTCTGGGTGCGCTGGTAGACGAGCACCGACTTGATCGACTCGCAGCCGCCCAGCGCGATGCCGTCGTCGACCACCGCCTTGAGGGGCAGTTCCTTGCCGCCGCGCAGCTGGTAGTTGGCGGTGATGACGGCCACGGCGCCGGCGTCGATGATGCGCTCTTGCAGGGCCTTGGCGGAGAAGCCGCCGAAGACGACGCTGTGGGTGGCGCCGATGCGCGCGCAGGCTTGCATGGCGATGACGCCTTCGACGGTCATGGGCATGTAGATGACGACGCGGTCGCCCTTTTTGATGCCCTGGGCCTTGAGTGCGTTGGCGAACTGCGAGACGCGCGCGAGCAGTTCCTTGTAGGTGAAGCGGGTGACGGCGCCGTCGTCGGCTTCGAAGATGATGGCGGTGCGGTTCTCCACCGGGGTGCCGATGTGCTTGTCCAGGCAGTTGGCGCTGGCGTTGAGTTCGCCGTCGTCGAACCATCGGTAGAACGGGGCCCTGGATTCGTCGAGGGTCTTGGTGAAGGGCTTGGTCCACGCGACGTTGTCGCGCGCCAGGCGCGCCCAGAAGCCTTCGAAGTCGTCGGCGGCTTCCTTGCACAGGGCCTCGTAGGCGGCCATGCCGGCGATGCGCGCGCCCTTCGTGGCGCGCGCGTCCGGTGCAAACACACGGGTCTCCACCAGAATGGATTCGATGTTCTTGGATGCATTCGTGTTCATGGGTTCATTGCTCCTCTTTCAGTCCTTTGAATCGCCGGAAGGGCGCAAGATCGATGCCATGACGCCGTGATGCCCGCGGCATGCCATCGCGGCGGCGCGCTGATCCATCCTGCAGCATCTGTCCCGCTCCGACACAGCGCACCGCGCATCACTGGCACGTCGCGCTTGTGCGCTCCCATCGACAAATCCTTTGCCGACAAGGACTTGCCTTGCCTGGCACGCGATGGCGTCCGCTGGTCCGAGGATTGCGAAGAAGTCCATGCGTTCTTCCTCAACTTCAACGGAGATGATTCATGGACATGGCAGAAATGCGCAATCTCGGTATTGCGAACCCCTTCAAGAAGCAATACGGCAACTACATCGGCGGCCAGTGGGTGGCGCCGATCGACGGCCAGTACTTCGACAACCTGACACCGGTCACGGGCCAGGCCTTCACGAGCATTCCGCGCTCGAACGCGAAGGACATCGAAGCCGCACTCGATGCCGCGCACAAGGCCAAGGCCGCATGGGGCCGTACGTCGACCACCGAGCGCGCCAACATCCTGCTGAAGATCGCCGACCGCATGGAGCAGAACCTGCAGACGCTGGCCGTGGCCGAGACGCTCGACAACGGCAAGCCGCTGCGCGAAACCATGGCCGCCGACATGCCGCTGGCCATCGACCACTTCCGCTACTTCGCGTCGTGCGTTCGTGCGCAGGAAGGCGGCATCAGCGAGATCGACCACGAGACCTATGCCTATCACTTCCATGAGCCGCTCGGCGTGGTGGGCCAGATCATTCCGTGGAACTTCCCGATCCTCATGGCGGTGTGGAAGCTTGCGCCGGCGCTGGCCGCCGGCAACTGCGTGGTGCTCAAGCCGGCGGAGCAGACGCCTGCGTCCATCCTGGTGTTGATCGAAATCATCGGCGACCTGTTGCCTCCCGGCGTGCTCAACGTGGTGAATGGCTTCGGCCTCGAAGCGGGCAAGCCGCTCGCCTCCAGCAGCCGCATCGCCAAGATCGCCTTCACCGGCGAGACCACCACCGGCCGCCTGATCTCGCAGTACGCCAGCCAGAACCTGATCCCCGTCACGCTGGAGCTGGGCGGCAAGTCGCCCAACATCTTCTTCGAGGACGTGCTGTCGGCCGACGATGCCTTCTTCGACAAGGCACTCGAAGGCTTCGCGATGTTCGCGCTGAACCAGGGCGAGGTGTGCACCTGCCCGAGCCGCGCGCTGATCCAGGAGTCCATCTACGACCGCTTCATGGAACGCGCGCTTCGGCGCGTCGAAGCCATCACCCAAGGCCACCCTCTCGACACGGCCACCATGCTCGGCGCGCAGGCTTCGCAGGAACAGATGGAGAAGATCCTGTCGTACATCGACCTCGGCAAGCAGGAAGGCGCGCAGTGCCTGACCGGCGGCGAACGCAACATGAAGAGCGGCGAACTGGCCGCCGGCTACTACATCAAGCCGACCGTGTTCAAGGGTCACAACAAGATGCGCATCTTCCAGGAAGAGATCTTCGGCCCCGTGCTCTCGGTGACGACATTCAAGACCGAGGAGGAAGCGCTCGAGATCGCCAACGACACGCTCTACGGTCTGGGCGCCGGCGTCTGGAGCCGCGACGGCGCACGCGCGTTCCGCATGGGCCGCGGCATCCAGGCCGGCCGCGTGTGGACCAACTGCTACCACCAGTACCCGGCCCACGCAGCCTTCGGCGGCTACAAGCAATCGGGCATCGGTCGCGAGAACCACAAGATGATGCTCGACCACTACCAGCAGACCAAGAACCTGCTGGTGAGCTACAGCCCGAACAAGCTGGGCTTCTTCTGAGCGAGGCAGCGATGCCCGACACGCGAAACACCGACGCGGCGCCGGCCGCGGTGGTCCGTCGCGTGTCCGTGACGCCGGCCGCGCAGGCGCTCATCGAGCGCCTGCGTGCCGAGCATGGCCCCTTGATGTTCCACCAGTCCGGCGGCTGCTGCGACGGCAGCGCGCCGATGTGCTTCGGCCTGGGCGAGTTCATCACGGGCGACGCCGACGTCTGCCTCGGCGAGATCGCGGACACACCCTTCTACATGAGCCGCTCGCAGTTCGAGTACTGGGAGCACACGCACCTGATCATCGATGCGGTGCCGGGCAACGGCGGCATGTTCTCGCTCGAACGTCCGACGGGCCTGCGCTTCCTGACCCGCTCGCGGCTTTACGAGGATGCGGAGTGGCAAGTGCTGGAAGCACAGGGCCGGCCGTAGCCGGCCCCGCGGTCATCCGGGCCTCGGGCCTCAGGGCGCCTGCCAGGAGACGTTGGCGCTTTCGAACATCCTGCGCAGCCGCCCGCTGGTCGCCAGCTCGTTGATGCCGGCCTGCAGCGCCCGGGCCAGATCGGTGGCGTCTTTCTTCACGGCCATGCCCACCGCCCAGCCGTTGCGCCGGGCGCGCGGCGACGGCAGCGGGCCGATGGCGAAGCGGGCGTCGCCGCGCAGCACCGATTCCATTTCCGAGGCAAGGCCCGCGGCGGCGGCCACCTCGCCACGCTGCAGGGCGCGCGCCGCTGCGGCGCCGTCCTTCCATTGCGTGTTGAGCTGGTTGCGGTAGGCACCGCCGTCGGCGCCGATCATCAGCCAGCCCGCCAGCGTCTGCCCCGACACCGCCACCTTCGCATCGCCCAATGCCGAGAGCGTGTCCACCTGCGGCAGGCGATCGAGCTGCCGCGCCAGCACGACGCGCTCGCGGTAGTAGGGCGCGAAGATGTTGGCCTGCGGCGTCTCGTCCATCAGCGGCCGGTCGACCGGCACGTGCAGCAGCACGTCGGCCGGCCCGTAGCCGAGGTAGTGGCCGCGCCAGACCATGTTGCGCAGGTCGTCGCCCATGTTCTCGTCGGCCAGGAAGGGCAGCAGCGAGAGCTTGACGCCCAGCGAATCCGCCAGCGCCTGCGCCAGGTCGACATCGATGCCCTTGCCCTCCACGTGAAAGGGCGGCATGTCCTGGTAGACGGCCACGGTCAGCGTCCCGCGCTCGCGGATGCGGTCCAGCGGCGCGGCGTCCGAAGCCAGCGGCATGCCGGCCAGGCCCGCCGCGCCGACGGCGCCGAGCCAGCGCAGGCAATCGCGGCGCGATGAATGTGGGGTGCGCATCGTCGCTCCCTACAGCGGCTTGTCGCGCCGCGTTTCGAGGTAGGCCTTGATCGACCAGATGGCTTCCTGGTTCATCACGCCTTCGAACGGCGGCATGTAGACGGCACCGTTGCGCGTGCGGCCATGGCGCACGGTGGTCAGGAAGTAGTCATCCATCTCCTTCACGCAGGCCGTCTTGCGTGCCGCATCCTTGAGCGGCGCGCAATCGTTGTCGAGCTTGCGCAGATCGGGGGCGATGCCGCCGGAGATCGCCTCGATGCCGTGGCAGCGTGCGCAGTTCTGGTTGTAAGCGGAGGTTCCGACCTTGATGGCCGCATCGTTGCCTCGGAACGGGTTCTCGGCGCGCCAGTCCGTCCCGAGCTTGGGCAGCGTGGAGGTATCGACAGCCTGCGGCGTCACGTCGCCGTGCGACCAGGCGACGCCGGCGCCTGTCATGCATATCGCAGCCGCCAGCAGGATGCCGGCCTTTCGCGCGGCGCGCGGATCGAAACTCGTCATGTAAGGTCTCCGTCAAGTAGAAGTAAAAACATCGACGGGTTCGCAATCGCTGTGCCACCGCCAGGCTGTTGCAAGCGGGAACATAAATTGCCTAACATGCCCCGGTACTGCGCCAAATCAAAGCGCCGGCGGCCATGTGTATGGCATCCTCGCGGGCGTCAGGGCGGCATGGGACGGCGAGGGCCGGCGCCCCGTGTACCAGAACGAAGCACATCGAGGCGGTGTGACAGGGGTTTTCGTCAAGACAACCTGCTCGGATAGAAGCAGTGAGGAGACAGAAAGATGGTTGAATCCCACCAGCGCGCCCTGGCCACGACCGGCCGCACCTGGACCACGCCAGCGGCACTTCCGTTCCCGCAGCCGCAGCGAACCGAGTTGATCCAGCAATGGCACCAACGGTGTTCGGCGCTCGGCCTGACCCGCGTCGAACGGCCGGACTTCGAACCCCTGATGCGCGGCGACCTCGCGGTGGCGCGCGAACGCAACCAGCGTCTCTTCACGCATGCGGCGCCGGTCATGGAAATGCTCTTCGAGCAGATCGTCGACACCGAAAGCATGATCGTGCTGGCCGACGTCACCGGCACCATCCTGCACTCGGTCGGCGACGACAAGTTCCTGCAGCGCGCGGACAAGGTCGCGCTGTCGCCCGGGGTCAACTGGGCCGAGCACTCGAAGGGCACGAATGCCATCGGCACGGCGCTGTTCGAGGAAACGCCCACCGTCGTCCATGGCGGGGAACACTTCATCCACGCCAACAACTTCCTCACCTGCTCGGCGGCGCCGATCTTCGATCCGCGCGGCAACATGCTCGGCGTGCTCGACGTGACCGGCGACCAGCGCTCGTACCACCAGCACACCATGGGCCTGGTGCGCATGTCGGCGCGCATGATCGAGAACCAGTGGCTGTCGGACGACTACGGCAACCGCCTGCGGCTGCACTTCCACAGCCGCGTGGAATTCATCGGCACGCTGCTCGAAGGCATCATCGTCGTCGGTGTCGACGGCAAGATTCTCGGCGCCAACCGCAGCGCGCTCGACCAGCTCGACATGAGCAGCGCGGCCCTGCGGATGCACAGTCTCACCAGCCTGTTCGGCATCACGGCGCCCGCCGTCTTCGACCATTTCCGCGCGCCGCTGCCCACGCCCATGGCGGTCAGCCTCGCCAGCGGGCGGCAGTTCCACGTCAGCGCCCGTTTCAACGGGCCGCAGCGTTCGATGGTGCTGAAGCCGCTCTTCTCCCAGACCGTCACCGACGCGTCCCCCGCCGCCGACGCGGCCAGGCAGCCTGTCGCCACGCTCGCCGGCGGCGCGGCCCAGTGCGCGCAGGGCACGCTGTTCTCGGGTCTGCACTACCTCAACACGGGCGATCCGCAGATCGCGGCCATGGTGCAGAAAGTGCAGCGCGTCATCAACCGCGACATTCCGCTGCTGATCCTCGGCGAGACAGGCACCGGCAAGGAGCTCCTTGCGCGCGCCGTGCATCAGGATTCGAACCGCGCCAAGCAGCCCTTCGTGGCGGTCAACTGCGCATCCATCCCCGAGTCGCTGATCGAAGCCGAACTCTTCGGCTATGAGGACGGCGCCTTCACCGGCGCACGCCGCAAGGGCTCGGTGGGGCGCATCGTGCAGGCCAACGGCGGCACGCTGTTCCTCGACGAGATCGGCGACATGCCGCTGGCCCTGCAGGCGCGGCTGCTGCGCGCCCTGCAGGAGCGCAACGTGACGCCGCTGGGCAGCCTCAAGTCCATTCCGGTGGACATCGCGGTCATCGGCGCCACGCACCGCAACCTGCGCGACATGATCGAGGCCGGAACCTTCCGCGAAGACCTGTACTACCGCCTCAACGGCCTCGTGGTGCGGCTGCCCGCGCTGCGCGAGCGCTGCGACCTCGGCGTGGTGGCGCGGCGCATCCTGCTGAGCGAGTGCCCGCATGGCACGCCCGAGATCAGCGCCGCGGTGATGGCGCTCTTCAACGCCTACGCATGGCCCGGCAACGTGCGCCAGCTGGCGAACGTGCTGCGCACGGCCGTCGTGATGGCCGCGGGCGAAGGCCAGATCGCGGAGCAGCATCTGTCCGACGATTTCCTCGAGGACGTCCGGCGCGCGCGGCCCGCCATGGAGACACCCTCCGCCATGCCGGCGATGGCCGCGCGCACCGCGCCGCCCGTGGCCGATGCGCCCCTGGCGCATCCGGCGACGGGCGCCGATCGCCCGATCGATGCATCGAACACGCCGGCACCGCTGCCGGCCGTGCCCGAAGCCGCGGCCCTGCGCACCCTCGGCGAGGCCGAGATCGACATGATCCGCAGCGCCCTCTCGGCCGCGAACGGCAACATCTCCGTCGCCTCCAAACGCCTGGGCATCAGCCGCAACACCATCTACCGCAAGCTGCGCTGGACCAAGGGCGACTGAGGCCCTCCTCCCCAAGGGAATTCCCTGTGTCAGCGTCGCACGGCGCTGTACCGTCCTGGAGCACTGTCCGCTGGCGCCCCGCGCCGGCGCTGCCCTGACGCCGAATCCGCACGCCGGAGGCCTCTTCGCCTAGGGGCAATCCCGAATCTTTCGCCCATTCCGGAGCGCATCGCCTCGGGCATGCGATTTGCGGAACAGCACGGGTCCACCAAGGCAATTCCGCCCGGACCTGTTCTGCCCTCAAGGAGACTCCATGCAATGGTCACAACCCGCTTTTGAAGACATGCGCTTCGGCTTCGAGATCACGATGTACATCTCGAATCGCTGAATTCCCGCAACCTGGCGGCAGCGCGGCGCTTCGCCGCATTGACGCCAGTCCCCCATTCCTTCCCCATGAAAATACTCGTGCTCGGATCCGGCGCCGGCGGCGGTTTTCCGCAATGGAATTGCAACTGCAGGCTGTGCGCCGGCCAGCGGCAGGGCGAACTCAGCGCGCATGCCCGCACGCAGAGTTCGATCGCCGTGTCCGCCGATGGCGAGTCATGGGTGCTGCTCAATGCATCACCCGACATCGGCCAGCAGATCCGCAACCACGCGCAACTGCACCCGCGCCATGGCCTGCGCGACACGCCGATCAAGGCGGTGGTGCTGATGGACGCGCAGATCGACCACGTCACCGGCCTGCTCGGCATGCGCGAAGGGCCGTGCATCGATGTCTACGCCACACCCTGCGTGTTCGAAGACCTGACCACGGTCTTCCCGGTGCTCAGCGTGCTCGAGCACTATTGCGGCACGCACTGGCACATGCTGGCGGTGGCCGGCACGCAGACCAGCGCCACTTTCACGATCGACGGCTTTGCGTCCTTGCGCTTCACGGCCGTGGCCATTCCGGGCAAGGCGCCGCCCTACTCTCCGCACCGCCGCGAACAAACGGTCGGCGACAACATCGCGCTCCTGATCGAAGACCTCGACGACGGCCGGCGCATGTTCTATTCGCCGGGCCTCGCGGAAGTCGGCGAGCAGGAACTGCAATGGATGAGCGATGCCGACTGCCTGCTGGTCGACGGCACCTTCTGGGCCGAGAACGAGATGCAACACGCCGGGCTCAGCCAGAAGACCGCCAGCGACATGGGTCACCTGCCGCAGACCGGCAACGCCACGCGCATCGGCATGGTCGACGTGATGCTGGCCACGGCTGCGCGGCGCAAGGTGCTGATCCACATCAACAACAGCAACCCGATCCTCGACGAGGCGAGCGAGCAGCGCCGCGTGCTCGACGGCCACGGCATCGAAGTCGCCTACGACGGCATGGAGATCACGCTGTGATCGCCGACAGCATCGGCCACGCGCCATCGCGCGAATCGGCGCGGGACGAGCTCCAGCGCCTGTGGGCCTTCGACGAGTTCGAAGCGCGCCTGCGCGCCTGCGAGTCGCGCTACCACATCCACCACCGGTTCAACCTGCGCCTGAACCGCGGCGAGCTGCAGCCGTTCCAGGTTCGCGCCTGGGTCGCCAACCGTTTCTACTACCAGGTCAACATCCCGCGGAAGGACGCGGCCGTCATGTCGAACTGCAGCGACCGCGCGGAGCGCAGGCGCTGGATATTGCGCATCCTCGACCACGACGGGCGCGACGGGTTCGCGGGCGACGACGCCGGCGGCATCGAGGCCTGGAGCCGCCTCGGCACCGCCGTGGGCCTGGACCCGCAGGACCTCTCGTCGCACCGCCATGTGCAGCCCGGCGTGCGCTTCGCCGTCGATGCCTACGTCAACTTCGCGCGCCAGCGCCCCTGGGAGGAAGCAGCCATCTCGTCGCTCACCGAGATGTTCGCGCCGAAGATCCACGCCGATCGGCTCGCGGCCTGGCCCACGCTCTACCCGTGGATCGGCACCGAGGGCCTGGCCTACTTCCGCAGCCGCATACCGCTGGCCACGCGCGACGTCGAGCACGGCCTCGAAGTCGCGCGGCGCTGGTGCACCACGCGGGCAAGGCAGGAGCGCGCGATCGCGATCCTGCAGTTCAAGCTCGACATCCTGTGGTCGATGCTCGACGCGATCGAGCGCGGCTTTCCCGACGACATGCCGATGGCGCAACGCCCATGATCGCGCCCGATGCCCGCCCGCGCATGTCGGCCCTGTTCCGGATGCAGTTCGAGCCGGCGCAGGACAGCTGGGTGCTGCTGTACCCCGAAGGCATGGTGCGGCTCAACACGCCGGCCGCGGAGATCCTGCGGCGCTGCGACGGGCGGCGCACGGTGGACGACATCGTCGCCGAGCTGGAGCGGGCGTTCGCGCAGACCTCGCTGCATGACGACGTGATGGTGTTCCTGAGCCAGGCGCTGCAGCACGGCTGGCTGCAATAGGCAAGGCCATGGCACCGAATGCCCAGGGCGCCGGGCGCCCACCCCTCTGGCTGCTGGCGGAGCTGACCTACCGATGTCCGCTGCACTGCGTGTTCTGCTCGAACCCCGTCGCCTATGCGCGGCACGACAGCGAGCTCGCGACCGCCGACTGGAAGCGCGTGCTCGCCGAGGCGCGCGCACTCGGCGCCGTGCAGCTCGGCTTCTCGGGCGGCGAGCCGCTCGTGCGCGACGACCTCGAGGAACTCGTCGCACACGCCCGCCAGCTCGGCTTCTACAGCAACCTCATCACCTCGGGCGTGGGACTCACGGGCGCACGTGCCAGGGCCTTGAAGGCGGCCGGCCTCGACCACATCCAGCTCTCGTTCCAGGACTCGACGCGGGAGCTCAACGACTTCATCAGCTCCACCCGGACCTTCGAACTCAAGTCGAAGGCGGCTGCCCTCATCAAGGCCGAGGGCTACCCCATGGTGCTGAACTGCGTGATGCACCGCCACAACCTGCAGCATGTCGACCGCATCATCGACATGGCCGAGCGCATGGGCGCCGACTACCTCGAGCTCGCCAACACGCAGTACTACGGCTGGGCCTGGCTCAACCGTGCGGCGCTGATGCCCACGGTGGACGAGTTGCGCCAGGCCGAGGCCGTGGTCCGGGCTCACCGCGAGCGGCTCGCCAGCCGCATGAAGGTGCTGTGGGTGTCGCCCGACTACGCAGACGCCAGGCCCAAGCCGTGCATGGCAGGCTGGGGCGCGGTCTTCATGGTGGTGGCGCCGGATGGCGTCGCCATGCCGTGCCACAGCGCGCGCATGCTGCCCGGCCCCGCGCTGCCGAACCTGCGCGACATGTCGGTG from Variovorax sp. PBL-E5 includes the following:
- a CDS encoding GMP reductase, producing the protein MQIFDYDNILLLPRKCRVESRSECDASVTLGGRSFRIPVVPANMKTVVDETICTWLAKNGYFYVMHRFDLDNLKFVRDMQAKGVFASISLGVKQPDYDTVDRLVAAGLVPEYITIDIAHGHADSVKNMIACLKEKLPKSFVIAGNVGTPEAVIDLENWGADATKVGIGPGKVCITKLKTGFGTGGWQLSALKWCARVATKPIIADGGIRDHGDIAKSVRFGASMVMIGSLFAGHEESPGKTVEVDGVLFKEYYGSASDFNKGEYKHVEGKRILEPIKGKLADTLVEMEQDIQSSISYAGGRKLMDIRKVNYVTLGGDNAGEHLLM
- a CDS encoding SDR family NAD(P)-dependent oxidoreductase, producing MIETNVPPQVVITGAAGALGRAVVQHFLDQGARVALIDHRMEHLVNAFPGLDNSQHLLIEADVTAVPAMADAAQRILTAFRHVDALIHIAGGFEMGEPVHALSRAAWDRMMNLNAWSFVAVTQALVPSMIERKAGSVVAVTAKTAARGIASMAAYIASKSALQRLVEASAAELAPHGIHVNSIAPSVLDTPANRQAMPDANPDGWVSTVVAARTIGFLASASAAALHGQHLALDA
- the acs gene encoding acetate--CoA ligase, whose protein sequence is MNTNASKNIESILVETRVFAPDARATKGARIAGMAAYEALCKEAADDFEGFWARLARDNVAWTKPFTKTLDESRAPFYRWFDDGELNASANCLDKHIGTPVENRTAIIFEADDGAVTRFTYKELLARVSQFANALKAQGIKKGDRVVIYMPMTVEGVIAMQACARIGATHSVVFGGFSAKALQERIIDAGAVAVITANYQLRGGKELPLKAVVDDGIALGGCESIKSVLVYQRTQTPCHMVAGRDQTFDQALQGQSTECAPVPVGAEHPLFILYTSGSTGKPKGVQHSTGGYLLWAKLTMDWTFDIRAEDVFWCTADIGWVTGHTYVAYGPLAAGATQLMFEGIPTFPHAGRFWQMIEKHKVSVFYTAPTAIRSLIKAAESDEKVHPKNWDLSSLRILGSVGEPINPEAWMWYHRNVGREQCPIVDTFWQTETGGHVITPLPGATPLVPGSCTLPLPGIMAAIVDETGRDIPNGAGGMLVIKRPWPAMIRTIWNDPERFRKSYFPEEMGGTIYLAGDGAVRSADRGYFRITGRIDDVLNVSGHRLGTMEIESALVSKTDLVAEAAVVGRPDDVTGEAVCAFVVLKRGRPDGEEARQIAADLRAWVAKEIGPIAKPRDIRFGENLPKTRSGKIMRRLLRSIAKGEAITQDTSTLENPAILEQLAEGH
- the adh gene encoding aldehyde dehydrogenase; protein product: MDMAEMRNLGIANPFKKQYGNYIGGQWVAPIDGQYFDNLTPVTGQAFTSIPRSNAKDIEAALDAAHKAKAAWGRTSTTERANILLKIADRMEQNLQTLAVAETLDNGKPLRETMAADMPLAIDHFRYFASCVRAQEGGISEIDHETYAYHFHEPLGVVGQIIPWNFPILMAVWKLAPALAAGNCVVLKPAEQTPASILVLIEIIGDLLPPGVLNVVNGFGLEAGKPLASSSRIAKIAFTGETTTGRLISQYASQNLIPVTLELGGKSPNIFFEDVLSADDAFFDKALEGFAMFALNQGEVCTCPSRALIQESIYDRFMERALRRVEAITQGHPLDTATMLGAQASQEQMEKILSYIDLGKQEGAQCLTGGERNMKSGELAAGYYIKPTVFKGHNKMRIFQEEIFGPVLSVTTFKTEEEALEIANDTLYGLGAGVWSRDGARAFRMGRGIQAGRVWTNCYHQYPAHAAFGGYKQSGIGRENHKMMLDHYQQTKNLLVSYSPNKLGFF
- a CDS encoding DUF779 domain-containing protein — its product is MPDTRNTDAAPAAVVRRVSVTPAAQALIERLRAEHGPLMFHQSGGCCDGSAPMCFGLGEFITGDADVCLGEIADTPFYMSRSQFEYWEHTHLIIDAVPGNGGMFSLERPTGLRFLTRSRLYEDAEWQVLEAQGRP